One Corynebacterium tuberculostearicum DNA window includes the following coding sequences:
- the miaB gene encoding tRNA (N6-isopentenyl adenosine(37)-C2)-methylthiotransferase MiaB gives MRCLASWLNYADVEQTIADNRTYEVRTFGCQMNVHDSERISGLLEEAGYAAAGEGVEPDLIVFNTCAVRENADKRLYGTLGALKKTKENHPGMQIAVGGCLAQKDKDTVLDNAPWVDAVFGTHNMAALPTLLERARHNDEAQVEIVDSLEAFPSVLPAKRESAYAGWVSVSVGCNNTCTFCIVPSLRGKEEDRRPGDILAEVKALVDQGVSEVTLLGQNVNAYGVNFADPNMPRDRFAFSKLLREVGKIESLERLRFTSPHPAEFTSDVIDAMAETPAVCPQLHMPLQSGSDKVLKDMRRSYRTKKFLRILDEVRDKIPHAAITTDIIVGFPGETEEDFQDTMELVRRARFASAFTFQYSPRPGTPAAEMEDQIPKEIVQDRFERLVALQDSIQAEENKKLIGTDVELLVQAEGGRKNDETHRMTGRARDGRLVHFTPVDSDGTDISAEIRPGDVVHTQVTGAGSFFLLADAAVTSHTRTKAGDMSAAGETPTTAPIGVGLGLPSIGKPAAADSGDSCGC, from the coding sequence ATGAGATGCCTAGCTTCATGGCTAAACTATGCCGACGTGGAGCAGACAATCGCAGATAACCGTACCTATGAAGTCCGAACTTTCGGCTGCCAGATGAATGTGCACGATTCCGAGCGCATCTCTGGCCTCTTGGAGGAAGCCGGCTACGCGGCCGCTGGCGAAGGCGTGGAGCCAGATCTCATCGTCTTCAATACCTGCGCCGTGCGCGAAAATGCCGATAAGCGGCTCTACGGCACCTTGGGTGCCTTGAAGAAGACAAAGGAAAATCATCCCGGCATGCAAATTGCCGTGGGTGGTTGCTTGGCGCAGAAAGACAAGGACACCGTCCTAGATAATGCCCCGTGGGTTGACGCTGTCTTTGGCACTCACAATATGGCGGCCCTGCCGACGCTGCTGGAGCGCGCCCGACACAACGATGAAGCCCAGGTAGAAATCGTTGATTCCCTCGAGGCTTTTCCGTCTGTCTTGCCAGCCAAGCGTGAGTCTGCCTATGCCGGCTGGGTTTCTGTTTCTGTAGGCTGCAATAACACCTGCACCTTCTGCATTGTTCCTTCCTTGCGCGGCAAGGAAGAGGATCGCCGGCCCGGCGATATCTTGGCCGAGGTCAAAGCCTTGGTGGACCAGGGCGTATCCGAGGTCACCCTGCTGGGGCAAAACGTCAATGCCTATGGCGTCAATTTCGCCGATCCCAACATGCCACGCGACCGTTTCGCCTTTTCTAAGCTTTTGCGTGAGGTAGGCAAGATCGAAAGCCTTGAACGCCTGCGCTTTACCTCCCCGCACCCAGCGGAGTTTACTTCGGACGTCATCGACGCCATGGCCGAGACCCCTGCCGTATGCCCGCAGTTGCATATGCCGCTGCAGTCTGGCTCCGACAAGGTCCTTAAGGATATGCGCCGTTCCTACCGTACTAAGAAGTTCCTGCGGATTTTGGACGAGGTACGGGACAAGATTCCGCACGCCGCAATCACGACCGATATCATCGTGGGCTTCCCAGGCGAGACCGAGGAAGACTTCCAAGACACCATGGAGCTTGTGCGCCGCGCTCGCTTTGCCTCGGCCTTTACCTTCCAGTATTCGCCGCGTCCGGGAACCCCGGCTGCGGAAATGGAGGACCAGATTCCCAAGGAGATCGTCCAGGATCGTTTCGAGCGTCTCGTTGCCCTGCAAGATAGCATCCAGGCCGAGGAAAACAAGAAGCTCATCGGCACGGATGTGGAGCTTTTGGTGCAGGCCGAAGGCGGCCGCAAGAACGATGAAACCCACCGCATGACCGGCCGCGCCCGCGATGGCCGCCTAGTGCATTTCACCCCGGTTGACTCTGACGGCACGGATATTTCGGCGGAGATTCGCCCGGGCGATGTGGTGCATACCCAGGTCACCGGTGCGGGCTCCTTCTTCTTGCTTGCCGACGCCGCCGTGACCTCCCACACCCGCACCAAGGCCGGCGACATGTCCGCTGCCGGGGAAACGCCTACCACCGCACCCATCGGCGTCGGTCTGGGATTGCCGTCGATTGGCAAGCCCGCGGCCGCCGATTCCGGCGATTCCTGCGGTTGCTAG
- a CDS encoding Rv2732c family membrane protein produces the protein MTEEHSTTAAHNAANAERRAAQTMDLGGHKVTLCIAVVAYILYLILPYAGPAHGWEALTFGTTSSGVRISIMETVSAWLALIGLGILTPVTLFTRRATPGLIAWMLVTVSFFANLWGFWFRGSTADGASLGMWVGMLATFLAFLAYSTVALRRSPEQKAAEARVRATAGQLDEVGEFQSRIDAAPQREPLADNRRKQAAERHRAQRGE, from the coding sequence ATGACTGAGGAACATTCGACCACCGCAGCCCACAATGCAGCTAACGCTGAGCGGAGAGCAGCTCAAACAATGGACCTCGGCGGTCACAAGGTCACGCTGTGCATTGCAGTGGTGGCGTATATCCTCTACCTGATTTTGCCCTACGCCGGTCCGGCCCATGGTTGGGAGGCATTGACCTTTGGCACCACGTCAAGTGGCGTGAGGATTTCCATCATGGAAACCGTCTCCGCGTGGCTCGCGCTCATTGGGTTGGGCATTCTTACTCCGGTGACGCTGTTCACCCGCCGCGCCACTCCTGGGCTGATTGCATGGATGCTGGTGACGGTGTCCTTCTTTGCCAACCTATGGGGCTTCTGGTTTCGTGGCTCTACCGCCGACGGGGCGTCGCTGGGAATGTGGGTAGGAATGCTAGCTACCTTCCTAGCATTTCTGGCCTATAGCACGGTGGCGCTGCGCCGCAGCCCAGAGCAGAAGGCCGCCGAAGCCCGCGTGCGCGCCACCGCCGGACAGCTCGATGAGGTGGGCGAATTTCAATCCAGGATTGACGCGGCACCGCAGCGGGAGCCACTGGCGGACAATCGCCGCAAGCAAGCCGCCGAACGCCACCGCGCCCAACGCGGCGAGTAG
- the miaA gene encoding tRNA (adenosine(37)-N6)-dimethylallyltransferase MiaA: MGGLMRPIAVFGPTASGKSALGLALAQELDGEVVNVDSMQLYRGMDIGTAKLTPAEREGIPHHQLDVWDVAETASVARYQRDAIADVEGIMARGKTPILVGGSMLYAQALVDDWQFPPTDPAVRAKYEARRVEIGTDALHEELAQVDPAAAAIIEDKDPRRTVRALEVIELTGKPYKASQPPKDAPPRWGTRLLGLRTTADWLNPRIELRTRQMFERGLIEEVERLQAQGLVADSTAGRAIGYAQVFQAQRGELTWNEAVERTITGTRRYVRRQRSWFNRDKRIVWLDAAGDTTAQALRALG, from the coding sequence ATGGGAGGTCTAATGCGCCCCATTGCAGTGTTTGGACCCACCGCCTCCGGCAAATCTGCGCTGGGGTTGGCGCTGGCGCAGGAGCTAGACGGCGAGGTGGTCAACGTCGATTCCATGCAGCTCTACCGCGGCATGGACATTGGCACCGCCAAGCTCACCCCTGCCGAGCGCGAAGGAATCCCGCACCACCAGCTCGATGTGTGGGACGTGGCCGAAACCGCCTCTGTGGCGCGCTACCAGCGCGATGCCATCGCGGACGTGGAAGGCATCATGGCCCGCGGCAAGACGCCAATCTTGGTCGGCGGCTCCATGCTATATGCCCAGGCGCTTGTCGACGACTGGCAGTTCCCACCCACCGACCCCGCCGTCCGCGCCAAGTATGAGGCCCGGCGTGTAGAAATCGGGACCGATGCCCTGCACGAGGAGCTGGCGCAGGTGGATCCGGCCGCGGCCGCCATCATTGAAGATAAGGACCCACGGCGCACCGTGCGCGCCCTGGAGGTCATTGAGTTGACCGGCAAGCCCTATAAAGCCAGCCAACCGCCGAAGGACGCCCCGCCGCGGTGGGGTACCCGTTTGCTCGGCCTGCGCACCACCGCAGATTGGCTTAACCCGCGCATCGAGCTACGTACCCGCCAGATGTTTGAGCGCGGGCTCATCGAGGAAGTCGAGCGCCTCCAAGCCCAGGGCTTGGTGGCCGATTCCACGGCCGGGCGTGCCATAGGCTATGCGCAGGTATTCCAAGCCCAGCGCGGCGAACTTACGTGGAATGAGGCCGTCGAGCGCACAATTACCGGGACACGGCGCTACGTGCGCCGCCAACGTTCCTGGTTCAACCGCGATAAGCGGATCGTGTGGCTGGATGCCGCGGGCGATACGACCGCCCAGGCGCTGCGCGCGCTAGGGTAG
- the dapF gene encoding diaminopimelate epimerase gives MKFAKGHGTENDFVIVEDHAAATPLAPERVAALCDRRAGIGGDGVLRVVRAEALLAAGEIESLPEGIASNDWFMDYRNADGSVAEMCGNGTRVFAHWLRSRGLVEKDEFTIGTRAGAKRVTVHSCDEHAAEVTVEMGPAEVTGVSTASMAGESYAGLGIDMGNPHLAAVVPGLDAEGLAAKTFEQPVIDDSFFPAGVNVEVVTPLRDGHVHMRVFERGVGETRSCGTGTVAAATAALADAAVDHTTNPHGTVHVHVPGGEVTVDIYEGGSRLTGPSAIVATGETSL, from the coding sequence ATGAAATTTGCCAAGGGTCATGGAACTGAGAACGACTTTGTCATCGTCGAAGACCACGCGGCCGCCACGCCGCTTGCCCCCGAGCGCGTAGCGGCGCTGTGTGATCGCCGCGCCGGTATCGGCGGCGATGGTGTGCTGCGCGTCGTGCGCGCCGAGGCGTTGCTCGCGGCCGGGGAAATCGAGTCGCTGCCCGAGGGCATCGCGTCCAATGACTGGTTCATGGATTATCGCAACGCCGATGGTTCCGTGGCCGAAATGTGCGGCAATGGCACCCGCGTTTTCGCCCACTGGCTGCGCTCGCGCGGCCTCGTGGAAAAAGACGAGTTCACCATCGGTACCCGCGCCGGCGCCAAGCGCGTGACGGTGCACTCGTGCGATGAGCACGCGGCTGAGGTCACCGTGGAGATGGGACCGGCCGAAGTAACGGGTGTATCCACCGCGTCTATGGCCGGGGAGAGCTACGCCGGTCTAGGCATTGACATGGGCAATCCCCACCTCGCGGCCGTGGTGCCGGGGCTGGACGCCGAAGGCCTTGCAGCCAAGACTTTCGAGCAGCCCGTCATTGATGATTCTTTCTTCCCCGCCGGCGTGAATGTTGAGGTCGTGACCCCGCTGCGCGATGGCCACGTGCATATGCGCGTCTTTGAGCGCGGGGTAGGAGAGACCCGCTCCTGCGGCACCGGCACCGTGGCGGCCGCGACCGCCGCGCTTGCCGACGCCGCCGTTGACCACACCACCAACCCTCACGGCACCGTGCACGTACACGTCCCCGGCGGGGAAGTGACAGTGGACATCTACGAGGGTGGTTCGCGCCTGACCGGCCCGTCCGCCATCGTCGCCACCGGCGAGACCTCCCTTTAG
- the recX gene encoding recombination regulator RecX — MNQPAPEKLAQLRQALEAYENGAAGGGLFDREAEEAKAKVRSRALGLLDQRSRSRKELYDRLVKAEFEPDVVEDVLDDLAHAGLVNDAAFAHEWVRQRHKRRGKSSSVLNRELREKGVSEADRAEALEQIDPADEQAMAQALAEKKARSIKSVPEDRKERDKALRRIVGVLARRGFHEGMSLQIAIAALDARCVELRAED; from the coding sequence ATGAATCAGCCCGCCCCCGAAAAGCTCGCCCAACTCCGTCAGGCCCTCGAGGCCTATGAGAATGGAGCAGCTGGGGGTGGGCTTTTTGATCGAGAGGCAGAAGAAGCCAAGGCCAAGGTCCGCTCTCGGGCGCTGGGTCTTTTGGATCAGCGTTCTAGGTCCCGGAAAGAGCTCTATGACCGTCTAGTAAAGGCCGAGTTTGAGCCAGATGTCGTTGAGGACGTGCTGGATGATTTGGCCCACGCGGGGCTGGTGAACGACGCCGCTTTTGCGCATGAATGGGTGCGCCAACGACATAAGCGGCGCGGCAAGTCCAGCTCGGTTCTCAACAGGGAATTGCGGGAAAAGGGCGTGAGCGAGGCCGACCGTGCTGAGGCCCTCGAGCAAATTGACCCTGCCGATGAACAAGCCATGGCGCAGGCCCTTGCGGAAAAGAAGGCTCGCTCCATTAAATCCGTACCAGAGGATCGCAAGGAGCGCGACAAGGCCCTACGCCGCATCGTAGGTGTGCTGGCACGCCGCGGCTTCCATGAAGGAATGTCGCTACAGATCGCAATCGCAGCGCTTGACGCGCGGTGCGTGGAGCTGCGCGCAGAGGACTGA
- a CDS encoding GNAT family N-acetyltransferase, whose product MHLVHIARPPRPPHSPSTDARPAEPADCIRSFVFWANLAAQEASGDAAASTSPGRVVQRLQGSSESQTHLFAVVDGDSTLGEVSELGLPLIPSVEPSPELDYLGFIHISLPLLEEREAAEIECVLCDLPLPGEQLDEEGRKVAEWMGTKALELARQLGRTVAHVGLLHPPGADPDYDAMGSIYRELGFTQRHAEHQLVMDIPESPVAALLPAGITARVWPDYDIPEDYLDEVMRLLSLASKDAETGDLTVEPIVWTRARLREAHSRLRSRRGHMLLVALTGEEGKILALAEMARHEDANPEVCEWTLTVTDRPHRRRGLAQLAKLTALHEVAHYWPRVRRCYCSVAAKDAAMNAIYRSLGARELSRSSAWELRLQD is encoded by the coding sequence GTGCACCTCGTCCACATTGCGCGGCCACCGCGGCCGCCGCACTCGCCTAGCACTGACGCCCGGCCCGCCGAACCTGCGGACTGCATTCGCAGCTTCGTCTTTTGGGCCAACTTGGCGGCCCAAGAGGCCAGCGGCGACGCCGCGGCATCGACGTCGCCGGGCCGCGTGGTCCAGCGTCTGCAGGGTTCTAGCGAATCACAGACCCATCTCTTTGCCGTAGTGGACGGCGACTCCACCCTTGGTGAGGTTTCTGAGCTGGGACTGCCGCTCATCCCCTCGGTGGAGCCGAGCCCGGAGCTGGATTACCTCGGGTTCATCCACATCAGCCTGCCGCTGTTGGAAGAGCGCGAGGCAGCAGAGATTGAATGCGTGCTATGCGATTTGCCCCTTCCTGGCGAACAGCTCGATGAGGAAGGGCGCAAGGTTGCCGAGTGGATGGGTACGAAGGCGCTGGAGCTGGCCCGGCAGCTCGGCCGCACCGTAGCGCACGTGGGATTATTGCACCCGCCGGGCGCGGATCCAGACTACGACGCTATGGGCAGCATCTACCGCGAGTTGGGATTTACGCAAAGGCATGCGGAGCACCAGCTGGTGATGGACATCCCCGAAAGCCCGGTCGCAGCACTGCTCCCAGCGGGAATCACGGCCCGAGTCTGGCCGGATTACGACATCCCTGAGGACTACCTCGACGAGGTCATGCGGCTGCTTAGCCTAGCGTCCAAGGACGCGGAGACCGGGGATCTGACGGTGGAGCCCATCGTGTGGACGCGTGCTCGATTGCGCGAAGCGCACAGCCGGCTGCGCTCTCGTCGCGGGCACATGCTTCTTGTCGCACTCACCGGTGAGGAGGGAAAAATCCTCGCGCTGGCGGAAATGGCTCGGCACGAGGACGCGAATCCTGAAGTATGCGAGTGGACTCTGACTGTGACCGATCGCCCGCACCGCCGCCGTGGACTTGCGCAGCTAGCGAAGCTCACAGCGCTGCATGAGGTGGCGCACTATTGGCCGCGGGTACGGCGCTGCTATTGTTCCGTTGCCGCCAAGGACGCTGCAATGAATGCCATTTACCGCAGCCTGGGTGCCCGGGAACTTTCCCGCTCTTCCGCGTGGGAGTTGCGGCTGCAGGATTAG
- a CDS encoding uracil-xanthine permease family protein gives MSLKGWTVHGDGKKIAPGAVVAPEERLSWGRTIGIGMQHVVAMFGATLLVPTLTGFPVNTTLLFSGLGTILFLLITRNRLPSYLGSSFAFIAPLSASQQYGIAAQAGSILVTGLVLAAVGVAVKIAGRRVLDAVMPPAVTGAIVALIGLNLAPNAAENFASQPLVAAVTLLVILLATVAGRGMVSRLSILLGVVVGWIFAALTGNLGDDAVAAIDAAPWVGLPEFHAPSFNVSAIAVALPVLVVLIAENVGHVKAVSEMTKRDLDDLAGDALIADGLASTLAGGFGGSGTTTYAENIGVMAATRVYSTAAYWVAAFTAILLAFVPKFGALIFTIPTGVLGGACIVLYGLIGMLGVRIWMDNKVNFNNPVNLTAAAVALIAGIGNLTLTVGGVSLEGIAWGSVGIIVAYPIMKKLYDSVGEGHGAKY, from the coding sequence GTGAGCTTAAAAGGTTGGACTGTCCACGGAGACGGTAAAAAGATTGCACCGGGCGCGGTCGTAGCGCCGGAAGAACGACTTAGTTGGGGCCGTACCATCGGCATCGGCATGCAGCACGTGGTAGCCATGTTCGGTGCCACGCTGTTGGTTCCTACCCTGACCGGATTCCCCGTCAATACGACGCTGCTCTTTTCCGGCCTCGGAACCATTTTGTTCCTGCTTATCACCCGCAACCGGTTGCCGTCTTACCTCGGCTCTTCCTTTGCGTTTATCGCGCCGCTGTCGGCTTCGCAGCAGTACGGTATCGCCGCGCAAGCGGGCTCCATTTTGGTCACCGGCCTCGTCTTGGCCGCGGTGGGTGTGGCAGTCAAAATCGCCGGCCGCCGCGTGCTCGATGCCGTCATGCCGCCGGCCGTCACCGGTGCGATCGTGGCCCTCATTGGCCTGAACCTGGCGCCGAATGCGGCCGAGAACTTCGCCTCCCAGCCGCTCGTCGCCGCGGTGACGCTACTCGTCATCCTGCTGGCCACCGTCGCCGGCCGCGGTATGGTCTCGCGCCTGTCCATCCTGCTCGGTGTGGTCGTCGGCTGGATTTTCGCCGCGCTGACCGGCAACCTCGGCGATGACGCCGTGGCGGCCATCGATGCCGCCCCGTGGGTGGGCCTGCCGGAATTCCACGCGCCTTCTTTCAACGTCTCCGCCATTGCCGTGGCGCTTCCCGTGCTGGTGGTGCTTATCGCGGAAAACGTCGGCCACGTCAAAGCCGTCTCCGAGATGACAAAGCGCGATCTCGATGACCTGGCCGGTGACGCGCTGATCGCCGATGGCCTCGCGTCCACCCTTGCCGGTGGCTTTGGCGGCTCCGGTACCACGACCTACGCCGAAAATATCGGCGTGATGGCCGCAACCCGTGTATATTCCACCGCCGCCTATTGGGTAGCAGCCTTTACCGCCATCCTTTTGGCCTTCGTGCCGAAGTTTGGTGCGCTGATTTTCACCATCCCGACCGGCGTTCTGGGCGGCGCCTGCATCGTGCTGTATGGACTCATCGGCATGCTGGGTGTGCGCATCTGGATGGATAATAAGGTTAATTTCAATAACCCGGTCAACCTGACTGCGGCCGCAGTGGCGCTTATCGCGGGCATCGGCAACCTGACCCTCACCGTGGGCGGGGTCTCTCTCGAGGGCATCGCGTGGGGCTCGGTAGGCATCATTGTGGCCTATCCGATAATGAAGAAGCTCTACGATTCCGTCGGCGAGGGGCACGGCGCCAAGTATTAA
- the hflX gene encoding GTPase HflX, giving the protein MTEFSQHNNDDLLARAFRDNDAPAVPDATPTTGDLDLAERNAFRRVTRETTIRAEDTTDGYEVEYRKLRLERVILVGVWTEGTVAEVEATMDELAALTETAGAEVVEMIYQKRDKPDSGTFIGSGKVKELRDIVEATGADTVVCDGELNPGQLTALERALNTKVIDRTMLILDIFAQHAKSKEGKAQVSLAQLEYLYTHTRGWGGNLSRQAGGRAGSNGGVGLRGPGETKIETDRRRIRTEMARLRKELRAMKTAREVKRSKRQRSTIAQIAIAGYTNAGKSSLINAMTGAGVLVEDALFATLDPTTRRATLADGRQVVFTDTVGFVRHLPTQLVEAFKSTLEEVLAADIMLHVVDGSDPFPLKQIEAVNQVIYDIVAETGEQAPPEIIVINKIDQADPLVLAELRHVLDHEDVVYVSARTGEGIDELTARVELFLNSRDSHVKLQVPFTRGDIVARVHAEGTVRHEEYTADGTLVDVRLPAPTARELAEFIV; this is encoded by the coding sequence ATGACCGAATTTTCCCAGCACAATAACGACGATCTCCTCGCCCGCGCGTTCCGCGATAACGACGCCCCGGCCGTGCCAGACGCAACACCCACCACAGGTGACCTTGACCTGGCAGAGCGTAACGCCTTCCGTCGCGTTACCCGTGAGACCACCATCCGCGCCGAAGACACCACCGATGGCTACGAGGTGGAGTACCGTAAGCTGCGCCTCGAGCGCGTCATTTTGGTCGGCGTGTGGACCGAAGGCACCGTGGCCGAAGTCGAAGCCACCATGGATGAGCTCGCGGCGCTGACCGAGACCGCCGGCGCCGAAGTCGTGGAGATGATCTACCAAAAGCGCGATAAGCCGGATTCCGGCACCTTCATCGGCTCCGGCAAGGTCAAGGAATTGCGCGACATCGTCGAGGCGACCGGCGCCGATACCGTGGTGTGCGATGGCGAGCTCAACCCCGGCCAGCTCACCGCTCTCGAGCGCGCGCTTAACACCAAGGTCATTGACCGCACGATGCTCATCCTTGACATCTTTGCCCAGCACGCCAAGTCCAAAGAGGGCAAGGCGCAGGTCTCCTTGGCGCAGCTGGAATATCTCTATACCCATACCCGTGGTTGGGGCGGCAACCTTTCGCGCCAGGCGGGCGGCCGCGCCGGCTCCAACGGCGGCGTCGGCCTGCGTGGTCCCGGTGAGACCAAGATTGAGACGGACCGCCGCCGCATCCGCACGGAGATGGCCCGGCTGCGCAAGGAGCTGCGCGCTATGAAGACCGCCCGTGAGGTTAAGCGTTCCAAGCGCCAGCGCTCAACCATCGCGCAGATAGCCATAGCCGGCTACACCAACGCCGGAAAGTCTTCGCTCATTAACGCCATGACCGGCGCCGGCGTGCTGGTGGAGGACGCACTCTTTGCCACGTTGGACCCCACGACTCGCCGTGCCACGCTTGCCGACGGCCGCCAGGTCGTCTTCACCGACACCGTCGGCTTTGTCCGCCACTTGCCCACGCAGCTGGTCGAGGCGTTCAAATCCACCCTGGAGGAGGTGCTGGCCGCCGATATTATGTTGCACGTGGTCGATGGCTCTGACCCCTTCCCGCTCAAGCAGATTGAGGCCGTCAACCAGGTCATCTATGACATTGTCGCGGAAACCGGCGAGCAAGCACCGCCCGAAATTATTGTGATCAATAAGATCGACCAGGCCGACCCGCTAGTGCTCGCCGAGTTGCGTCACGTACTCGACCACGAGGACGTCGTCTACGTATCCGCGCGCACGGGCGAGGGAATTGACGAGCTTACTGCGCGCGTAGAGCTTTTCCTCAACTCCCGCGATAGCCACGTTAAACTGCAGGTTCCCTTCACCCGCGGCGATATTGTGGCGCGCGTACACGCCGAGGGCACGGTGCGCCACGAGGAATATACGGCCGATGGCACGCTTGTCGACGTCCGCCTTCCCGCCCCCACCGCCCGCGAACTCGCCGAATTCATCGTGTAG
- a CDS encoding DUF349 domain-containing protein: protein MSPIPTPGSMPKKGPRPTAKPVPVQAPSKNDPAKWGRVDADGSVFVSAPEGERKIGEWQAGTPEEGLQHYGARYDDLSTEIELLEARLRANPSEAAGIKKTAAQLRETLPTAAVIGDIAALDRRLVAVIEHSVEAGEQAQADKERRREEAIAAKEKLAAEAEEIAENSTEWKAAGDRIRAILEEWKQIKGIDRKTDDALWKRYSRARDSFNRRRGSHFAELDRARAVARKKKEELVERAEAIQDSTEWGPTARAYRDLMTEWKAAGRAPRDVDDKLWARFRAAQDKFFNARNAVNDERDREFAENAKAKDALIAEYDGQIDPSKGIEGAKAKLRELQEKWEEIGFVPRKQVREYESKIEALEQRVADAEKSEWRRTDPEAQARVAQFQAKVDEFNSQAEAAEAKGNEKKAADLRAQAEQWQAFADAAANAVNDK, encoded by the coding sequence ATGTCTCCCATCCCTACCCCAGGTTCCATGCCCAAGAAGGGCCCTCGTCCCACCGCAAAGCCTGTTCCCGTACAGGCTCCAAGCAAGAATGACCCGGCTAAATGGGGCCGCGTCGACGCGGATGGTTCCGTCTTCGTTTCCGCTCCGGAGGGCGAACGCAAGATTGGCGAATGGCAGGCCGGCACCCCCGAGGAGGGCCTACAGCACTACGGCGCGCGCTACGACGATCTCTCCACCGAAATTGAACTGCTCGAGGCGCGCCTGCGCGCCAACCCCAGCGAGGCCGCTGGCATCAAGAAGACCGCAGCGCAATTACGCGAAACCCTGCCTACCGCTGCGGTTATCGGTGATATCGCAGCACTTGACCGCCGCCTTGTTGCCGTCATTGAGCACTCGGTAGAAGCCGGCGAGCAGGCGCAGGCCGATAAGGAGCGTCGCCGCGAGGAAGCTATTGCTGCCAAGGAGAAGCTGGCGGCGGAAGCAGAAGAGATTGCTGAAAACTCCACCGAATGGAAGGCCGCCGGTGACCGCATCCGGGCCATCTTAGAAGAGTGGAAGCAGATTAAGGGCATTGATCGCAAGACCGACGATGCCCTATGGAAGCGCTACTCTCGCGCCCGCGACTCCTTCAACCGCCGTCGGGGCTCCCACTTTGCCGAGCTGGACCGCGCCCGTGCGGTTGCCCGCAAGAAGAAGGAAGAACTCGTCGAGCGTGCCGAGGCCATCCAGGATTCCACCGAGTGGGGACCCACCGCCCGCGCCTACCGAGATTTGATGACCGAGTGGAAGGCCGCCGGCCGCGCCCCGCGCGACGTGGACGATAAGCTTTGGGCCCGCTTCCGCGCCGCCCAGGACAAGTTCTTCAATGCCCGCAATGCCGTCAATGACGAGCGCGACCGCGAGTTTGCAGAAAATGCCAAGGCCAAGGACGCCTTGATTGCGGAATACGACGGCCAGATCGACCCGTCCAAGGGAATCGAGGGTGCGAAGGCTAAGCTGCGCGAGCTGCAGGAAAAGTGGGAAGAGATTGGCTTCGTTCCCCGCAAGCAGGTGCGCGAGTACGAGTCCAAGATTGAGGCGCTGGAGCAGCGCGTCGCTGACGCGGAAAAGTCCGAGTGGCGCCGTACCGACCCAGAAGCGCAAGCACGCGTGGCGCAGTTCCAGGCTAAGGTCGATGAGTTTAACTCCCAGGCCGAGGCAGCTGAGGCCAAGGGCAATGAGAAAAAGGCCGCTGATCTGCGCGCCCAGGCCGAGCAGTGGCAGGCTTTTGCCGACGCCGCCGCTAACGCCGTTAACGATAAGTAG